GAAATGGGTTATCCACTAGAAAGCTTATTTCATGGACTACCAAAGTATTTGGAGTCAGTCTGCTTGTTTAATTATGATTTGTTTTCTTGGTACCCTTTCTTGTAGGTTTACCATTGAGGCTGTCTTGTATGGTCCATTTCCAAGATCAAGATTCAGCATAAGTGGCTCTGAAAGGACTTTAAGACAAAGAGGCAAGGATCCCAGCATCACTCTTGGGGAAGAGAGAAAACAGAATATTTTTCTTGACAAACGTGGGAAATGGAGAATCTCTAATCCCAAAAAGTTGTCCAGGAAAAAGGGTATGACAATATATTTTCTGCAACCGAGAGAACAATCACTGTAAAACTGTTATATCTTAATTTTGCAACCTTGCATACCACAAAGCTCCTTTCGTTTGTACAACTATATAGTTTTCTAGTTTAATGTACCTCAGAAACACCTACTTCTGATATTATTTTGGGGCAAGAAGTTGGTGAATTGCCCAATGCAGTGGCATCAAATTAATTGGTACATGATAACTTTCGAAGTCACAGCAGTTTAACCTGATCGATAGAAGCTACTTGGAATAGCCAATAAAATTTCACTGGACTTTTGGATAAAACTTCTCACATGTACATAAATTTATATTTGGTTTCCATGCTGAAGAAGGTATTCATATGCCTTTTTAGTAATAGTTAAATTTGATTTCATTGTGTTCTTGACAAGCTTAGTTTAAGTTCACATCACAAACTTTTTCTTAACAATTTGCACTGCattaatcttttttcttattaggtGGTTCGCTAAGGGGACGGGGATGGAAATATGGATCTGGATTTGTAGATGGAGTTTTCCCTGTCCTGAGTCCCATGGCTCAGCAGATTCTAAAGTTTGTACAGAGGGAATCCGATGCTGCCAAAATTTGGGCTTCACTTGACACTCTCCCTCCTACTCATAATTTGTGGGATGATCTTATTAGTATATCTGTTCAGCTTCGTCTCAACAAACATTGGGATCCTATTATCTCCGTAAGGATCATCTTCCATTTTGTTATTGAAACTCTTGTTTTCACTCATTTCACCTGTGACTTAATGATGCGTTAGATACATATTTGTTCATGTTATCCAAACCTCCTCCTTACTTTTTCATAGTTATTCAGTATTTTTTCTGATTTGGTTGGTCACCTGGTCACCGTTTAATTGACATTCTACTTTCAAGGACAGTGTGTCAGCTCCTGGTACATATTCTGATGTATACTCTGGATCAAAAATTCGTAGTCCCGGAAGGGCTGCTGGATTGGATTCCAATTTTGAATCAATTAGCCCATGTACACGAGTAGTTCTTTTGTTAGTCAGAAACAATGTCCTGTGTATTTAATATATGCCGAATATATCTAAATTCTTGTTCTTTTGATCACACATCACAAAGGTCTTTACATATTTGCTTTCTTTTCTGTTCATGTCTGAAGGTTTAACTTGTTGGAATTGTCATATCTAGGTCTGTGAGTGGATACTGTACAAGAGTTCCTTCCATCCTGATGTACTGTGCTACAACTTGCTTATAGATGCATATGGCCAGAAGTTGCAACACAAGAAGGCAGAGTCAGTTTACTTGCAGCTTCTTGAAGCTCACTGCATCCCAACTGAGGATACTTATGCTCTTCTCTTGAGGGCTTACTGCACATGTGGATTGCTTGAGAAGTGTGAGGCTGTCCTTACTGAGATGCGAAAGAATGGCACTCCTCCGGGTACATCCCTTCTTCGATGATATCCTTTTGGCACTGAATTATAACACTTGGTTGCTCTAGATAGTTTTCGGAGGTATTTACGTATTGCTCAATTTGTATTTGTTCTGTAAAGATCTTCTGAAAGCTATGAAGTCACGAGTTTATGCAGAAAGAGCATCAATTTTGGTCAGGTGCGGTTGTATATAATGCATACATGGATGGGTTGTTAAAGGGAAGGAACACTGTAAAGGCTGTGGAGATCTTTCGGAGGATGAAGAGTGATCAGTGCCGGCCATCTACAGACACATATACAATGATGATTAACCTGTATGGGAAGGtaatgtttcggtgcgtcaatttgTTTATCCGTTGCATGCAAATCCATCCCTTTCTCGTATATTTTTGATGGATTTATTCTTGCAATGGCAGGCTAATCAATCAGCTACCGCCTTAAAGGTTTTTGATGAAATGAAAACTGAGAAGTGCAAGccaaatatatgtacatatactgcTTTGGTCAATGCATTTGCAAGAGATGGACTTTGTGAGAAGGCAGAAGAAATATTTGAGGAGCTACAAGAAGCTGGACATGAGCCTGATGTTTATGCATATAATGCCCTCATGGAAGCATACAGGTAAAATTGATGATCTTAAGATGATCCTCTGTAATtagagtcaatgatcatgcagtcAGTGAGCCTATGAGTTTCCGAAACAAAAGCCGTGCAGGTTTTCCATTTGGTTCCTATGAGATCTTCACTCTGATGCAACACATGGGATGTGAACCAGACACAGCTTCATACAACATTATGGTTGATGCATTTGGAAGAGCTGGTCTTCATGAGGGTAAGAGCATTTTTCTTGATAGTGGCATATGTTATGAGTTCTTCCTTTATTTTGTTGTGGTGTCTAACAACATAGATTATGCTTACACAATTACATATATAGAATAATTTACTTGTGGTCTCCATGCTGGATAGTAGCTGCAATTGGGAACTAATTTTGTTCATCAATAATCATTTGTTTCATTTCCTAATTCTAATATACATCTGCAATCAGCAAGCTTCTTGGTCATTGTTATCACTCTGCGCTCCAACATTCCTTGATGCATTGAAGTAATGGAAAATAATCAACTTACTTTGTTACTTCGAAGAACTAAACGAATTTACTATGCATCTATAGGCTTTTAAGCTTTTAGATGGATTGGTGGTGACGGAAATTTTATACTTGTCACAACTTTTCTGCAGAAGCCGAGGCTGTGTTTGAAGAACTGAAGCAACAAGGCATGACACCAACCATGAAGTCTCACATGCTGCTCCTTTCAGCCTACTCAAAGGCAGGAAACATCCCCAAATGCGAGTTCATCATGAACCAGATGCACAAATCTGGTCTCAAGCCCGACACCTTCGCGCTGAACTCCATGCTGAATGCCTATGGCAGGGTCGGTCGCTTTGAGAAGATGGAAGAAGTGCTGACCGCAATGGAGAACAGTCGGTTAGAAGGGGACATCAGCACCTACAACATCTTGATCAACATCTACGGTCGGGCGGGATTCCTCAGCAGAATGGACGAGCTCTTTCGGTCCCTCGCGAGCAGGGGACTGAAAGCTGATGTGGTGACATGGACTTCGAAGATGAGCGCATATGCGCGGAAGAAGCAGTACAAGAGATGCTTGGAGATCTTCGAAGAGATGATTGATGCGGGCTGCTATCCCGATGGAGGGACCGCCAAAGTGCTGCTCGCATCTTGTACCACGGACGAGCAGATCGAGCAAGTTACTACTGTAATTAGATCAATGCACAAGGAGGCAAGGAATGTGTTTGATATATGACAGTTTAATCCAGTAATCCATGAGATATATGCACACTGTAATGACACTACAGACAGTTTCTCCTCTTGTTCACGAACTCAAATCAAATTTGAGTTGGATCCATTTAAACATAGATTGCTTTGTGGAGGTAAGACTAGGTATTTTGATCCTTTTCCAGATCCCGTATTGACGACAACATAGATAGCTTCTGACAGTATTGGCAAGAACAATATCCATTTCCTAAGCTCTGCATGGAGACATGTTTCAACAACTAAGAGAGAAGGCATCATCCATTCAACAATTCTATGGAGAGCAAACTAGAAAAGGCAAGCATACACTTCCACCACGGCAAACAGTTTCGCATCTCTGTAGATCATTTTGCAAAGGTTCACTAAGTAAACATGAAGAACAACTTATTATGGGTATTAACATTTTGATAGTCTCCAGCCAATGGACTGAACAGAGCATGGCTTTAGCAATAACATACTGATATCTCATGATACCAACcataaaagaacataaaatcGGAAGACAAGTTTAGAAGAAGATAATGAGCAAGGAAGCATCTATAGCAGCAGTGGAGTTATCGAGGAGGCCATTTCAACTGCCTTCCACCAAGTACATGCAAATGTAGATGATAGACTGATTGACCTGAAAGCAGAATGACATATAATGATGCTGCGGACAAGCCATAGATATCAACAATCTGTAAAGAAAGATTGGAGAGACTTACATGCTTCAGGACCGTTGTTGATAACAACACGGAAACCATCTACTATACCTTCCTTCTCAGCCACTAGTTTTGCAGCAAATAGAAGATGACCTAATACCTCAGCATGCCTTGGTTCAGCCTGAACAAGTTCGTGAACATGTTTAAACATGCAGCCGGGATAGAAGCTTATCGAGACAATACatagataaaaatttaaaaagacaatcacatgtttaaaaaattctgCTTCAGCACCTCAGAGAATAAAAAATCAATCTTGTAATAAATTAGTTCGACAACATATACTCGACACATGATACAAGAAATTGCTATCCATCCTTCAATGTGATTCATTGCTTTTATATACCTAAGTATCAAAACTGTTCAACAAAATAAAAGGTAAAGAAATAGGTCAAGCAGTTAGAGTAAGCAGTCAGTCAGGTTGTTACTAATTTCTAAAGAAGTGGTGACCGATAAAATGAAAGGCAACATGATGATGTACACCTATGTTAATTTATTAAATGCAGATTATCTGTCTAGTCCTTGTTCAGTTAGATGTTTCATGGTCTGATGTCTGCAAGTGTATGCCCTTTAACCTTCTAACAATCAAGAGTAGCATGGCACCAAGCATCTCACAATGAGAACCCAATTGCTTTGATGTAGAAACTAGAAAGTAATAATTTTAGTTAATTGTGGCACATGTAAACTCAAAAAAGTGGTCATTGATTGGCTAGTAATATACACCTTTTTACCTTCATTTGAAGCAATAAATCTTATAAAATACAATATAATACAGCATGGACACAGTAATTATTGTAACTTTATACTTCTTACATTGTAGCAATCTCTGATCGATCATACTGTATAAAACTCAAAAGAAGCATCACTACCATTTGTGTAACTAACAAATTCAGCAAGTGGTAACTTAAAAGTTATCAATTACCTACATATCGCCAATTCCCCATATATGCTAAAGCTTTATGTATATGATGCAAGTGTCCAAGCTACATGCGATATATTAAATGTGTATGGTACAATAGTCGTAATATGTTTGAACTTTCAAACATGTGCTGAAGACTGTCTGATAAACATCATTGCAGACACAAACATTTGAAATTGTTACGCACCCTGCAGATGCTAAAGCTTTATGTATATGATTTAAGTATCCAACCTATGTGTGATATGTTAAACGTGTACGGTACAATAGTCGTAATATGTTGAACTTTCAAACATGTGTCAAATACTGTCTGATAAATGAAATTGGCAGACAGACACAAAAATTTGAAATTGTTATGCCTCGTAGGTGCAGTATGTGGGCCAGCGACTAAGGAAGGCATTTATGATTTCATAACAAGTCAAAAAACCTAGCTCAAAGAAAAGTATCAGATGAGCATAGAAATATGTTTCTAAACAAACTTGAACTGCAAAAACTGacataaaaaaattgacaagTCAAGGAAAATAGTTTTTTCTATCTTTAAGTTATGCACAAAATTCAAGAGCCTATAAGAGAGTCATAACAAATAATATATTGAACAACATGCTAATTTATAAACTTAGAGAATAACAACACAACATGGGCTAAAATTCAACGGTACAGTATTATGATTTTGTCATCCGCAATTTAATGGTGCAGGAAACTATACTGTGTGGATAAAGGAGTTGTAGATGCAGAATGCCAAGCTCCcagttataaaaaatatatcaggaGGTTAATGTCCCAGTGTATTAGTATTCTATTCTCATAAATAATTGTGGAAACAAGTAATTCACAATGATCTTAGGGGTTTAACAAAGAAGATGGGATGACATGTTACCAAAAACCATTGAAGCAGGATATTTGTTCCTTGCATGAGAAATGAAGCAACAGATTTGTTTACAGGATTCATTGGAAAACCTCTCAAAAGATTATTGATTATAGCTATTCCCTGTTCATGCTGTCTTGAAATCAATCATCTAGTTTGACAGTAGCTTTATCAGAGATTTATTCCAAACCTTCTAGTTAAGTTGCTCCCGTATTCTTGTATCTAGATC
This DNA window, taken from Musa acuminata AAA Group cultivar baxijiao chromosome BXJ3-7, Cavendish_Baxijiao_AAA, whole genome shotgun sequence, encodes the following:
- the LOC103991113 gene encoding pentatricopeptide repeat-containing protein At2g35130 isoform X2 gives rise to the protein MAQQILKFVQRESDAAKIWASLDTLPPTHNLWDDLISISVQLRLNKHWDPIISVCEWILYKSSFHPDVLCYNLLIDAYGQKLQHKKAESVYLQLLEAHCIPTEDTYALLLRAYCTCGLLEKCEAVLTEMRKNGTPPGAVVYNAYMDGLLKGRNTVKAVEIFRRMKSDQCRPSTDTYTMMINLYGKANQSATALKVFDEMKTEKCKPNICTYTALVNAFARDGLCEKAEEIFEELQEAGHEPDVYAYNALMEAYSRAGFPFGSYEIFTLMQHMGCEPDTASYNIMVDAFGRAGLHEEAEAVFEELKQQGMTPTMKSHMLLLSAYSKAGNIPKCEFIMNQMHKSGLKPDTFALNSMLNAYGRVGRFEKMEEVLTAMENSRLEGDISTYNILINIYGRAGFLSRMDELFRSLASRGLKADVVTWTSKMSAYARKKQYKRCLEIFEEMIDAGCYPDGGTAKVLLASCTTDEQIEQVTTVIRSMHKEARNVFDI
- the LOC103991113 gene encoding pentatricopeptide repeat-containing protein At2g35130 isoform X1, which codes for MFTIEAVLYGPFPRSRFSISGSERTLRQRGKDPSITLGEERKQNIFLDKRGKWRISNPKKLSRKKGGSLRGRGWKYGSGFVDGVFPVLSPMAQQILKFVQRESDAAKIWASLDTLPPTHNLWDDLISISVQLRLNKHWDPIISVCEWILYKSSFHPDVLCYNLLIDAYGQKLQHKKAESVYLQLLEAHCIPTEDTYALLLRAYCTCGLLEKCEAVLTEMRKNGTPPGAVVYNAYMDGLLKGRNTVKAVEIFRRMKSDQCRPSTDTYTMMINLYGKANQSATALKVFDEMKTEKCKPNICTYTALVNAFARDGLCEKAEEIFEELQEAGHEPDVYAYNALMEAYSRAGFPFGSYEIFTLMQHMGCEPDTASYNIMVDAFGRAGLHEEAEAVFEELKQQGMTPTMKSHMLLLSAYSKAGNIPKCEFIMNQMHKSGLKPDTFALNSMLNAYGRVGRFEKMEEVLTAMENSRLEGDISTYNILINIYGRAGFLSRMDELFRSLASRGLKADVVTWTSKMSAYARKKQYKRCLEIFEEMIDAGCYPDGGTAKVLLASCTTDEQIEQVTTVIRSMHKEARNVFDI